From the genome of Biomphalaria glabrata chromosome 17, xgBioGlab47.1, whole genome shotgun sequence, one region includes:
- the LOC106052310 gene encoding uncharacterized protein LOC106052310, which translates to MKLILVALVLVASASANVIRPPVVDSNREDINLAEIVTNIGNVVHVIDQFVGGTGKREEQDICATVAGVRVCLRDVENFDVASLVNNIANVVHVIDQFVGGTGKRDIENFDLSQLVANIGNVVHVIDQFVGGTGKREEQDICATVAGVRVCLRDVENFDVASLVNNIANVVHVIDQFVGGTGKRDLENFDLSQLVANIGSVVHVIDQFVGGTGKREEQDICATVAGVRVCLRDVGNFDVASLVNNIANVVHVIDQFVGGTGKRDLENFDLSQLVANIGNVVHVIDQFVGGTGKREEQDICATVAGVRVCLRDVENFDVASLVNNIANVVHVIDQFVGGTGKRDLENFDVTQLVNNIGSVVHIIDQFVSGTAKREQQDLCATVAGVKICV; encoded by the coding sequence ATGAAGCTTATTCTTGTTGCACTGGTCCTAGTGGCCTCGGCCTCGGCCAATGTTATTCGACCCCCAGTGGTAGATTCAAATAGAGAGGATATTAACCTCGCTGAGATAGTTACAAACATTGGAAATGTTGTCCACGTCATTGACCAGTTTGTCGGAGGAACCGGAAAGAGAGAAGAACAAGATATCTGCGCAACTGTCGCTGGTGTCCGAGTATGTTTAAGAGACGTCGAAAATTTTGATGTCGCTTCCCTggttaataacattgcaaatgTTGTCCACGTCATTGACCAGTTTGTCGGAGGAACCGGAAAGAGAGATATTGAGAATTTTGATTTATCACAATTAGTTGCAAACATTGGAAACGTTGTCCACGTCATTGACCAGTTTGTCGGAGGAACCGGAAAGAGAGAAGAACAAGATATCTGCGCAACTGTAGCTGGTGTCCGAGTATGTTTAAGAGATGTCGAAAATTTTGATGTCGCTTCCCTGGTTAATAACATTGCCAATGTTGTCCACGTCATTGACCAGTTTGTCGGAGGAACCGGAAAGAGAGATCTGGAGAATTTTGATTTATCACAATTAGTTGCAAACATTGGAAGCGTTGTCCACGTCATTGACCAGTTTGTCGGAGGAACCGGAAAGAGAGAAGAACAAGATATCTGCGCAACTGTAGCTGGTGTCCGAGTATGTTTAAGAGATGTCGGAAATTTTGATGTCGCTTCCCTGGTTAATAACATTGCCAATGTTGTCCACGTCATTGACCAGTTTGTCGGAGGAACCGGAAAGAGAGATCTGGAGAATTTTGATTTATCACAATTAGTTGCAAACATTGGAAATGTTGTCCACGTCATTGACCAGTTTGTCGGAGGAACCGGAAAGAGAGAAGAACAAGATATCTGCGCAACTGTAGCTGGTGTCCGAGTATGTTTAAGAGATGTCGAAAATTTTGATGTCGCTTCCCTGGTTAATAACATTGCCAATGTTGTCCACGTCATTGACCAGTTTGTCGGAGGAACTGGAAAGAGAGACCTCGAAAATTTTGATGTAACTCAACTTGTTAACAATATTGGAAGCGTTGTCCACATTATTGACCAATTTGTGAGTGGAACTGCAAAGAGAGAGCAACAAGATTTATGTGCTACTGTTGCTGGTGTCAAAATATGCGTCTAA